From Thermofilaceae archaeon, one genomic window encodes:
- a CDS encoding DUF2070 family protein, with protein sequence FERGARMLFSFPKIQVLLPMIAALFAVALYIRCSIVYLIHVTALLPLLLKLSAPRLITAKRALGLTPFFIAWGILVTLLRGYSPLLITPPSLLISTATRFVSNKRSWPLLMLTLPLALILLEGGGAVAATIHIVLSTTILLLIEKFVRTLERELRDFGGLEVLMAYLNYALGGSTEQLAGLLTRISVEKRVPVYALDLLDDNGVWGIVVVSHVHPGPFRNFGSSLLPRLFIEEAQRAGIFCMVLHGASTHSEDLARGEDAITLVKRVLAGSGETLCTGSSLGVAERSNGTHRAVALSLEEGWSLVIVERVDGGMEDVPLSLMNAIGPKVILVDAHNSYEQVRPSPTLEHPLGASLLQCAASAVSSAREHVTSGWVIAAAQKPGHLGSELGGAGIAMLQLSSESGPNLLIVSFDANNMVRSVRDDLYDKLREPNTIVIFATTDTHELTGMKPGSTYDPLGAKQDADTYIRVINELAIDRMPRKPFRYRLRVFEFPSKYLDLDKLQRMSKVVETMLGRAMAIFTFCFATFFIPFILH encoded by the coding sequence GTTTCGAGCGCGGAGCGCGGATGCTCTTCTCCTTCCCTAAAATCCAGGTGCTTTTACCTATGATAGCTGCACTATTCGCCGTAGCCCTTTACATCCGCTGCAGCATCGTTTACCTGATTCATGTGACAGCGCTTCTCCCGCTGCTACTGAAGCTGTCAGCGCCACGCTTGATAACTGCGAAGCGCGCGCTCGGGTTAACACCCTTCTTCATTGCATGGGGCATTCTGGTCACGCTTCTGCGCGGCTATAGCCCCCTGCTAATCACGCCTCCCTCGCTGCTGATTTCAACTGCTACACGCTTCGTATCCAATAAGCGCAGCTGGCCTCTCTTAATGCTCACCCTTCCCTTGGCGCTGATTCTCCTGGAGGGTGGCGGCGCAGTAGCAGCGACAATCCACATCGTGCTTTCAACGACAATTCTGTTATTAATCGAGAAATTCGTTCGCACGCTAGAGCGGGAACTTCGGGATTTCGGAGGCCTCGAAGTTTTAATGGCGTACCTCAATTACGCGTTAGGAGGATCGACGGAGCAGCTCGCAGGCCTCCTTACCAGGATTTCCGTCGAGAAACGCGTTCCCGTGTACGCACTCGATCTCTTAGACGATAATGGCGTATGGGGTATCGTAGTCGTGTCGCACGTACACCCGGGACCTTTCCGAAACTTTGGCAGCAGCCTTTTACCACGATTGTTCATCGAGGAAGCACAGCGGGCTGGAATCTTCTGCATGGTACTTCACGGTGCATCAACGCACTCCGAGGACCTAGCGAGGGGGGAGGATGCCATAACACTGGTGAAGCGGGTTCTCGCAGGTTCCGGCGAGACACTCTGCACGGGATCCTCCCTGGGAGTCGCTGAGCGAAGTAACGGCACCCACCGCGCAGTAGCGCTGAGTCTCGAGGAGGGCTGGTCACTGGTAATAGTCGAGAGGGTTGACGGGGGAATGGAAGATGTCCCATTAAGCCTGATGAATGCCATTGGTCCCAAAGTGATACTGGTGGATGCGCACAACAGTTACGAGCAGGTGCGCCCGAGCCCTACACTCGAGCATCCGTTGGGGGCTTCACTCCTGCAATGCGCGGCATCCGCAGTCTCTTCCGCCAGAGAACATGTAACGAGTGGTTGGGTCATCGCCGCAGCACAAAAGCCAGGGCACCTCGGCTCCGAGTTGGGGGGAGCCGGCATAGCCATGCTTCAACTGTCGAGTGAAAGCGGACCAAACCTACTCATCGTATCCTTCGATGCGAACAACATGGTGCGCTCGGTGAGAGACGACCTCTACGATAAACTGCGCGAGCCGAATACAATCGTAATTTTTGCGACAACAGATACGCATGAATTAACGGGTATGAAACCTGGATCCACGTATGATCCACTAGGAGCTAAGCAAGATGCTGATACGTACATTCGTGTTATTAACGAACTCGCCATTGATCGTATGCCGCGAAAACCATTCCGTTACAGATTACGCGTTTTTGAATTCCCGTCGAAGTACTTGGATCTCGATAAACTGCAGAGAATGAGCAAGGTAGTTGAGACGATGCTCGGTAGAGCAATGGCAATCTTTACATTCTGCTTTGCTACTTTCTTTATTCCATTCATACTTCACTAG